The Henckelia pumila isolate YLH828 chromosome 2, ASM3356847v2, whole genome shotgun sequence genome includes a window with the following:
- the LOC140885532 gene encoding transcription factor GTE10-like, giving the protein MDKECMLLPSRLAPEYKEGETSPDRAFHVVMLRSRFAETISKAKQLLDQGLKIHCATIQKEKERDNKKVDAEIKAITRKRRLQKEREAAREKLNKMQKTIDIYENLKTMRDFEKMIGC; this is encoded by the exons ATGGACAAGGAATGCATGCTCCTGCCTTCAAGGCTTGCTCCAGAGTACAAAGAAG GTGAAACTTCTCCGGACAGGGCTTTCCATGTTGTGATGCTGAGAAGTCGATTTGCTGAGACGATCTCCAAAGCTAAACAACTCCTAGATCAG GGTTTAAAAATCCACTGTGCAACCATTCAGAAAGAAAAGGAAAGAGACAATAAGAAGGTTGATGCGGAAATTAAAGCTATCACACGAAAAAGACGTCTTCAGAAAGAAAGAGAAGCCGCAAGAGAGAAGTTGAATaag ATGCAAAAAACCATTGATATCTATGAAAACTTGAAGACCATGAGAGATTTCGAGAAGATGATCGGTTGTTGA
- the LOC140877249 gene encoding protein SOSEKI 1-like — protein sequence MEAKSGAEVRRLHIVYFLSGKGGIEHPHLIRVVHLCRNGVRLRDIKRWLRELRGSDMPESYSWSYKRKYRTGYVWQDLQDDDLITPISDNEYVLKGSEIASPMINDHTVLIEKERSCLDEDQKATSEYQYQNQSHSSAHISTKSSSEIEEEYPVFGSEASTLTDDSLSALEAHKSTINNTDGIKQDKLDEKPSRNGKMDNIPKKRSNKVKIINDDKITKHAASISINAASAAQPNFSKSKSCSHGASSNMFRNMMSCGAIDTDDSATVTINKSHRPFFNICSTDEKNVHSAETRKGDRKIGPPHRIYNTPWHQQQWSGRNNGVLKDSTEDKEESKGHSRSSAAAYKPIYGPNCAQCGKPFKPEKLHAHMKSCKGMKALLSKNPSFAKKIEHKSSADHRNEDSFSGYFLTH from the exons ATGGAGGCAAAGAGTGGCGCAGAAGTGAGGAGACTTCATATCGTGTACTTCCTCAGTGGAAAGGGCGGAATCGAGCACCCTCATCTCATTCGTGTTGTTCATCTTTGCCGAAATGGCGTGAGATTACGAG ATATCAAAAGATGGTTGAGAGAACTGCGAGGCAGCGACATGCCCGAATCGTATTCTTGGTCATACAAGAG GAAGTATAGAACGGGCTACGTGTGGCAAGATTTACAGGATGATGATTTAATCACTCCAATATCAGATAATGAATATGTCCTCAAAGGATCAGAGATTGCATCTCCCATGATTAATGATCATACTG TTTTGATCGAAAAAGAACGTTCGTGCCTCGACGAAGATCAAAAGGCCACATCCGAATATCAGTATCAAAATCAGAGTCATTCCTCTGCACACATCTCGACGAAATCGTCGTCGGAGATCGAAGAAGAATATCCGGTTTTTGGCTCAGAAGCATCCACTTTGACAGATGATTCCCTCAGTGCTCTTGAAGCACATAAGAGCACCATCAATAATACAGATGGAATCAAACAAGACAAGCTAGACGAAAAACCGTCTCGCAACGGGAAAATGGACAATATTCCTAAGAAGAGGAGCAACAAAGTTAAGATCATTAATGATGACAAGATCACCAAACATGCTGCTTCAATATCCATTAATGCTGCATCAGCAGCGCAGCCTAATTTCAGCAAAAGCAAGAGCTGCTCACACGGCGCGTCTAGCAATATGTTCCGGAACATGATGTCGTGTGGTGCAATCGACACAGACGATTCAGCCACGGTGACAATCAACAAGAGCCACAGGCCTTTCTTCAACATCTGTTCTACCGACGAGAAAAACGTCCATTCAGCAGAAACACGCAAAGGGGACCGCAAGATCGGGCCGCCTCATCGGATCTATAACACCCCTTGGCATCAACAACAATGGAGTGGCAG GAACAACGGGGTACTTAAGGATTCCACGGAGGACAAGGAAGAATCCAAAGGCCACAGCCGGTCCTCTGCTGCAGCTTACAAGCCAATATATGGTCCAAATTGCGC GCAATGTGGTAAGCCATTCAAGCCGGAGAAATTACATGCACATATGAAATCCTGCAAAGGAATGAAAGCCTTATTATCCAAGAATCCCTCTTTTGCTAAGAAGATAGAACATAAATCGTCTGCAGATCATCGAAACGAAGATTCATTTTCGGGTTATTTTCTTACACATTAA